The nucleotide window CACTGTCGGTGGGTCGGGGCGAGGTGGTCGTGGTGATCGGCCCGTCCGGCTCCGGCAAGTCGACGCTGTGCCGCACGATCAACCGACTGGAACCGATCAACTCGGGCACCATCACCTTCGACGGTCAGCCGCTGCCGGCCGAGGGCAAGCCCCTCGCGAAGCTGCGCAGCGAGGTGGGCATGGTCTTCCAGTCCTTCAACCTCTTCGCGCACAAGACCATCCTGGAGAACGTCACCCTCGGCCCGATCAAGGTCCGCAAGGAGAAGCCGACCGCCGCCCGCGAGCGCGGCCTGGCCCTGCTCGAGCGGGTCGGCATCGCCAACCAGGCGGACAAGTTCCCGGCCCAGCTCTCCGGCGGTCAGCAGCAGCGGGCGGCCATCGCCCGGGCACTGGCGATGCAGCCCAAGGCGATGCTCTTCGACGAGCCGACCAGCGCCCTGGACCCGGAGATGGTCGGCGAGGTGCTGGACGTGATGACCTCGCTGGCCAGTGACGGCATGACGATGGTCGTGGTGACCCACGAGATGGGCTTCGCCCGGCACGCGGCGAACCGGGTCATCTTCATGGCCGACGGCAAGCTCGTCGAGGACGCGTCCCCGGCGGAGTTCTTCGAGAACCCGCGCAGCGACCGGGCCAAGGACTTCCTCTCCAAGATCCTCACGCACTAGGCGTCCGTAGTGGAGCGTGCCGCACCTCGGTGGGCTCCGTTGAAGAAGGAGAAGAGTATGCGTATGAAGCGCATTGCGGCAGTCGCCGCGGTCGCGGCTCTGGCCGTCACCATGACCGCCTGCGGCGGGGACGAAGGCGGCAGCACCGGCAGCTCGGGCGCCAAGGGCATCGTCGGCAAGGCAGAGAGCCAGAAGAAGCTCGTGATCGGCGTCAAGGCCGACCAGCCTGGCCTGGGTCTGCAGACCGGAAGCCAGTACGAGGGCTTCGACATCGAGATTGGCAAGATCATCGCCAAGGGTCTCGGCGTCGACGCGAACAACATCGAGTGGAAGACGACGGTCTCCAACAACCGGGAGCCCTTCATCCAGCAGGGCACCGTCGACCTGGTGGTGGCGACGTACACCATCAACGACGAGCGCAAGCAGAAGGTCAACTTCGCCGGCCCGTACTTCATCGCCGGCCAGGACCTGCTCGTCAAGGCCGACTCGACGATCACCGGGCCCGAGGGCCTGGAGGGCAAGAAGGTCTGCTCGGCCTCGGGATCCACGCCCGCCAAGCGGATCCAGTCGGACTACCCGAAGGCCAAGCTGCAGCAGTTCGACGCGTACTCGAAGTGCCTGCCGCTGCTGGCGAACGGCCAGGTCGACGCCGTCACCACGGATGACATCATCCTCGCCGGCTACGCCGCCCAGTCCCAGTTCGCCGGCAAGTTCAAGGTCGTCGGCAAGACCTTCTCCACCGAGCCCTACGGCATCGGCCTGAAGAAGGATGACAAGGACGGCTGCGAGAAGGTCAACGAGATCCTCAAGGCCGCCGCCGCCGACGGCACCTACAAGGCCGCGTGGGACACCAGTCTGGGCAAGAGCGGCAAGGCCGCGCCCGAGCTGGACACCACCAAGCTGACCAACTGCAGCAGCGTCTGACCGGTCCCGGGGGCCGACATCCGGACACGGGTGTCGGCCCCCGGCCCGTGACGACGCCGACGACCTGCCCCCGGGAGCGGACGCATGCACGTATTCGCCGATCCGACTAACTTCGACGCCTACCTGTCGGGCTTTATCTGGATCCTCAAGCTGACCGGCGCGTCGGCGGTGTTCGCGCTGACACTCGGCGTGCTGCTCGCCGCCATGCGGGTCTCGCCGGTTCCCGTGCTGCGCGGTTTCGGAACAGTCTGGGTCAACATCTTCCGTAACACGCCGCTCACCCTGGTCGTCTTCTTCTGCTTCTTCGGGCTGTACTCCACGCTCGGCCTGACCCTCTCCGACGACCTGGACCTGAACAACTTCTGGCTCGGGGTGATCGGCCTGTCGGTGTACACGGCTTCCTTCGTCTGCGAGGCGCTGCGATCCGGGGTCAACACCGTGCCTGCCGGGCAGGCCGAGGCGGCCCGGGCGATCGGCCTCTCCTTCGCCCAGACCCTACGGATCGTGGTGCTGCCCCAGGCCACGCGCTCCGTGATCGCGCCGCTGGGCAGCATCCTGATCGCGCTCTGCAAGAACGCCACGATCGTCGGCACGATCGGTTTGATGGAGTCCTCGAACGTGATGAAGCAGC belongs to Micromonospora ureilytica and includes:
- a CDS encoding amino acid ABC transporter ATP-binding protein, producing the protein MDDVTTGEPLIVLDAVNKWFGPLHVLDDVSLSVGRGEVVVVIGPSGSGKSTLCRTINRLEPINSGTITFDGQPLPAEGKPLAKLRSEVGMVFQSFNLFAHKTILENVTLGPIKVRKEKPTAARERGLALLERVGIANQADKFPAQLSGGQQQRAAIARALAMQPKAMLFDEPTSALDPEMVGEVLDVMTSLASDGMTMVVVTHEMGFARHAANRVIFMADGKLVEDASPAEFFENPRSDRAKDFLSKILTH
- a CDS encoding glutamate ABC transporter substrate-binding protein, whose product is MRMKRIAAVAAVAALAVTMTACGGDEGGSTGSSGAKGIVGKAESQKKLVIGVKADQPGLGLQTGSQYEGFDIEIGKIIAKGLGVDANNIEWKTTVSNNREPFIQQGTVDLVVATYTINDERKQKVNFAGPYFIAGQDLLVKADSTITGPEGLEGKKVCSASGSTPAKRIQSDYPKAKLQQFDAYSKCLPLLANGQVDAVTTDDIILAGYAAQSQFAGKFKVVGKTFSTEPYGIGLKKDDKDGCEKVNEILKAAAADGTYKAAWDTSLGKSGKAAPELDTTKLTNCSSV
- a CDS encoding amino acid ABC transporter permease produces the protein MHVFADPTNFDAYLSGFIWILKLTGASAVFALTLGVLLAAMRVSPVPVLRGFGTVWVNIFRNTPLTLVVFFCFFGLYSTLGLTLSDDLDLNNFWLGVIGLSVYTASFVCEALRSGVNTVPAGQAEAARAIGLSFAQTLRIVVLPQATRSVIAPLGSILIALCKNATIVGTIGLMESSNVMKQLINDNGDAVIMIFLVFAGTFAAFLIPTGYAFGWLANRLAVKR